A window from Setaria italica strain Yugu1 chromosome VIII, Setaria_italica_v2.0, whole genome shotgun sequence encodes these proteins:
- the LOC101782650 gene encoding protein STRICTOSIDINE SYNTHASE-LIKE 10, producing the protein MKTTIGLVVLATAVAAAAMFLSSLDDSRRDDGVPVVEIRGDGGFELIPLDGGATGPESVAFHDATGDGPYTGVSDGRVLRWLPAERRWVEHSSSCAPELLDSCRGSQDPGREHECGRPLGLKFNNETGELYVADAYHGLRVVGPDDHVSRPLVPEWQGSRPFSFANGIEIDYETGAIYFTETSTRFQRREFLNIVISGDNTGGLLKYDPKSNQVEILVDGLSFANGLAMSTDGTYLLLAETTTGKILRYWIKTPKASTLEEVVQLPWFPDNIKMSPRGGFWVGLHAKRGKIAEWSISYPWLRRLILKLPMRHVQRASWLLNRLGHQVIALRLSEDGKTIEAVSVHGAIQKVFKSVSEVEERNGSLWIGSVMSPFLGVYRL; encoded by the exons ATGAAGACGACGATCGGGCTCGTGGTCCTCGCgaccgccgtcgcggcggcggcgatgttccTATCATCCCTCGACGACTcgcggcgcgacgacggcgtgCCGGTGGTAGAGATACGTGGTGACGGCGGCTTCGAGCTGATCCCGTTGGACGGCGGCGCCACGGGGCCCGAGAGCGTGGCGTTCCACGACGCCACCGGCGACGGCCCGTACACGGGCGTGTCGGACGGGCGGGTCCTCAGGTGGCTCCCGGCCGAGCGCCGCTGGGTCGAGCACTCGTCGTCCTGCGCGCCGGAACT GTTGGACAGCTGTAGAGGCTCTCAGGACCCGGGCCGGGAGCACGAGTGTGGGCGCCCCCTGGGCCTCAAGTTCAACAACGAGACGGGGGAGCTGTACGTCGCGGACGCGTACCATGGGCTGAGAGTGGTCGGGCCGGATGATCACGTGTCCAGGCCGCTGGTGCCGGAGTGGCAAGGGAGCCGCCCGTTCAGCTTCGCCAACGGCATCGAGATCGACTACGAAACCGGAGCCATCTACTTCACCGAGACCAGTACAAGGTTTCAGAGAAG GGAGTTTCTGAACATTGTTATATCGGGTGACAATACTGGTGGATTGTTAAAATATGACCCAAAGAGCAATCAAGTGGAAATCTTGGTTGATGGTCTATCTTTCGCCAATGGCTTGGCAATGAGCACGGATGGCACATACTTGCTCCTAGCAGAAACCACAACCGGCAAGATTCTAAGGTACTGGATCAAGACACCAAAAGCTTCAACCCTAGAAGAAGTTGTGCAGCTACCTTGGTTTCCGGATAACATCAAGATGAGCCCCAGAGGAGGGTTCTGGGTTGGTCTCCATGCCAAGAGAGGGAAGATCGCCGAGTGGTCGATTTCTTACCCTTGGCTAAGGAGATTGATACTGAAGTTGCCGATGCGGCATGTCCAGCGTGCCTCGTGGCTCTTGAATCGGCTTGGCCATCAGGTTATAGCGCTGAGATTGAGCGAGGATGGGAAAACAATAGAGGCGGTTAGTGTTCACGGTGCTATTCAAAAGGTTTTCAAGTCAGTCAGCGAGGTGGAAGAAAGGAATGGAAGCTTATGGATAGGCTCTGTCATGTCACCTTTTCTTGGAGTATATAGATTGTAG
- the LOC101783463 gene encoding uncharacterized protein LOC101783463: MAKNHHHLVHLLFFLAAVASTAASAATGGNSTTPTAYEMLERYEFPRGILPEGVQRYVLRPDGSFEVFFSGSGGGCEFRVGDRYQLRYERRIAGNARAGSIRELRGVSVKVLFVWLGITEVDRAGDQLSFRVGPLSASFPLAKFSVSPRCRCGFDCEAAAGGDAAVAAS, from the coding sequence ATGGCCAagaaccaccaccacctcgtccacctcctcttcttcctcgctgCCGTCGCTAGcaccgctgcctccgccgccacgggCGGCAACtcgacgacgccgacggcgtACGAGATGCTGGAGCGGTACGAGTTCCCGCGGGGCATCCTTCCGGAGGGCGTGCAGCGGTACGTGCTCCGTCCCGATGGCTCCTTCGAGGTGTTCTTCtctggaagcggcggcggctgcgagtTCCGCGTCGGCGACCGGTACCAGCTCCGGTACGAGCGGCGCATCGCCGGGAACGCGCGCGCGGGGTCGATCCGGGAGCTGCGGGGCGTCAGCGTGAAGGTGCTGTTCGTGTGGCTCGGCATCACGGAGGTCGACCGCGCCGGCGACCAGCTAAGCTTCCGCGTCGGCCCTCTCTCGGCCTCGTTCCCGCTCGCCAAGTTCTCCGTGAGCCCCCGCTGCCGCTGTGGCTTCGActgcgaggccgccgccggcggagatGCCGCCGTCGCGGCGTCCTGA